The Plasmodium gaboni strain SY75 chromosome Unknown, whole genome shotgun sequence region tttctttttcgtcatttttattatcttcttcattaagtaatattatttgCACATGAGACTTTTTAGGATCTCGTAGATACTTAATTTCGTTTAGTACTCTATAAGTTCTAGTACTTGATATATATTGCACCTtgtatttctttttatatacatcataaaaattatactataatattatttaaatattgCACACAtggataaaaaaaaaaaaaaaaaaaaaaaaaaaaaaaaaaataaatataataataaataaataaataaacaattatatatattatatatatatatatatatatatttaattttttatgtagtgaaaataaaatatatagacaaatatattttttcatattttttcttacaTTTGTAGATAATTTCATTATCCACATTAAAAGGgaaaacatataaatattcataaatatattaaatttttttttaatttgcATAGTATGTTAGTTTCataaaatgtttataagcttaataaataaaatgattttaataaatgtttgttttttcataattataCAGCACTTcaatattcaaaaaaaaaaaaaaaataaaataaaaaatatacatatatatatatatatatatatatatattatttaataaatgcTTTATTAACAATAACAATTAACATTAAAAAGTTAAacacaaaaatattaaaaagaaagaaaaaaaaatccataaatatgttattgttcaacatttttatataaaaatttaaatatataaagaaataaaattatgtatatatatatatatatatatatatatatattaatttattaatgtAATGTTTCATAAAATTGAATAATACTATGTCTTAAAAAAGTACATAAATTTTAAGTACATCatggaaaataaaaatcatcatttattatgtaaatatatatatatatatatattataacatatttcttcttttatatacagattaaatgtaataattaattattcttaataaattacaataatatatttaaacttttaaatttataacGTTTTAATATTCATTGAAAATGTaagaatgaaaaaaaaatattaaatatacatatatgatagtttatataatttaacattgaaaaagaaaaatcaaaattatattcGCAAAATTTATTCAATATAATAGAAGTGTACACACATATTTTTGTCTGATTATAATTTCACGCTTTTgcgaaaaaaaaaaaaaaaaaaaaaatatacatatatatatatatatatatatatatatatgattcGCGCTCTATATgcaaataatatatatattatatgatatatgggataattatattatatactaAATACCCCcaaatgttataaaaaaaaataataaaaagaaattcATTATgtccatatatatattaaaacgtataaaaaaaaaaatatatatatatataacatacaaaataaaattcataattttttttcatataaatgaaatatatacatatatatattattaatattttaattattcGTATTGATTTTCTAATGATTTTcgtatttttattttaaacttaatcatataaaagaatttaattttataaaaatttcatgaattaaaaaaattttcatatatatatatatatatatatatgcaaaCAAATAAAACGAAGATTTCTTCTctcataaaaaaaaaattataatatataaacatatatataattatataaataaaataaaacacatttcgaatattaattaagtgtataatataaatataaata contains the following coding sequences:
- a CDS encoding putative exported protein (Plasmodium exported protein, unknown function), producing the protein MQIKKKFNIFMNIYMFSLLMWIMKLSTNYNFYDVYKKKYKVQYISSTRTYRVLNEIKYLRDPKKSHVQIILLNEEDNKNDEKEKIKEVIMHYRNKLDNDVKRKMYKKVNNHYFRKGKLNKT